One region of Roseovarius faecimaris genomic DNA includes:
- the ispG gene encoding flavodoxin-dependent (E)-4-hydroxy-3-methylbut-2-enyl-diphosphate synthase, translating to MTHNPIRPWRNIDRRESRQIMVGNVPVGGGAPISVQTMTNTDTTDVAATVAQVQAAAEAGADIVRVSVPDEASARAMKDICRESPVPIVADIHFHYRRGIEAAEAGAACLRINPGNIGSADRVREVIAAARDHGCSMRIGVNAGSLEKHLLEKYGEPCPDAMVESGLDHIRVLQDNDFHEFKISCKASDVFMAAAAYQMLAEQTDAPIHLGITEAGGLMTGTIKSAIGLGSLLWMGIGDTIRVSLSADPVEEVKVGYEILKSLGLRHRGVNIISCPSCARQGFDVIRTVETLEKRLEHIKTPMSLSIIGCVVNGPGEALMTDVGFTGGGAGSGMVYLAGKASHKMSNDQMIDHIVEEVEKRAEAIEAGNAEPQAAE from the coding sequence ATGACCCATAATCCGATCCGTCCCTGGCGCAATATCGACCGGCGCGAAAGCCGTCAGATCATGGTAGGCAATGTGCCCGTGGGCGGCGGTGCGCCGATCAGCGTGCAGACCATGACCAATACCGACACGACCGATGTTGCGGCCACGGTGGCGCAGGTGCAGGCCGCGGCCGAGGCGGGGGCGGATATCGTGCGCGTCTCGGTGCCCGATGAGGCCAGTGCGCGGGCGATGAAGGATATCTGCCGCGAGAGCCCGGTGCCGATCGTGGCCGACATTCATTTCCATTACCGACGCGGGATCGAGGCGGCCGAGGCGGGGGCCGCGTGCCTGCGCATCAACCCGGGCAATATCGGCAGCGCGGACCGGGTGCGCGAGGTGATCGCGGCGGCGCGGGATCACGGCTGTTCGATGCGGATCGGGGTGAATGCGGGCAGCCTGGAAAAGCACCTGCTAGAAAAATATGGCGAGCCGTGTCCGGATGCGATGGTGGAGAGCGGGCTCGATCATATCCGGGTGTTGCAGGACAATGATTTTCACGAGTTCAAGATCAGCTGCAAGGCGTCGGATGTGTTCATGGCCGCAGCCGCCTATCAGATGCTGGCCGAACAGACCGACGCGCCTATTCACCTTGGCATCACCGAGGCGGGCGGGCTGATGACCGGCACGATCAAGTCAGCGATCGGCCTGGGCAGCCTGCTGTGGATGGGCATTGGCGACACGATCCGCGTGAGCCTCAGCGCCGATCCGGTGGAAGAGGTGAAGGTGGGCTATGAGATCCTCAAGAGCCTCGGGCTGCGCCACCGGGGCGTGAACATCATCTCTTGCCCCTCCTGCGCGCGGCAGGGTTTTGATGTGATCCGCACGGTCGAGACGCTGGAAAAACGGCTGGAGCATATCAAGACGCCGATGAGCCTCAGTATCATCGGCTGTGTGGTCAATGGGCCGGGCGAGGCGCTGATGACCGATGTGGGCTTCACCGGGGGCGGGGCCGGGTCGGGCATGGTGTACCTGGCGGGCAAGGCGAGCCACAAGATGAGCAATGATCAGATGATCGACCATATCGTCGAAGAGGTCGAGAAACGCGCCGAGGCCATAGAGGCGGGCAACGCCGAGCCACAAGCCGCAGAATAG
- a CDS encoding alpha/beta fold hydrolase: MIPGFTDHIIAPQGIDIAYSRAGSGPPLLLLHGFPQTRAMWAKVAPELARRHTVIIPDLRGYGQSGKPEGLHNYSFRAMGGDLFALMRHLGHDRFAIAAHDRGARVAHRMALDAPQAITRLCLMDIVPTHTLLSDLHRDVAQAYYHWFFLAQPAPFPETLIGHDPDAYFQSCLLGWGGATLSDFDADQLAAYRTAWRDPETIRAMCDDYRAALAHDFNDDAADLGARIACPTLILYGGTGAMARAYDVPATWAPKCSEMQAAAIPGGHFFIDTAPADTTDALHRFFA; encoded by the coding sequence ATGATCCCGGGCTTCACCGATCATATCATCGCCCCGCAGGGCATCGACATCGCCTATAGCAGGGCAGGCTCCGGCCCGCCGCTACTTCTGCTGCACGGCTTTCCCCAGACGCGGGCGATGTGGGCAAAGGTTGCCCCCGAACTGGCGCGCCGCCATACCGTCATCATCCCCGACCTGCGCGGTTATGGGCAGAGCGGCAAGCCCGAGGGCCTGCACAATTATAGCTTTCGCGCCATGGGTGGCGATCTCTTCGCGCTGATGCGCCATCTCGGTCACGACAGGTTCGCCATCGCCGCCCATGACCGCGGCGCACGCGTGGCGCACCGCATGGCGCTCGATGCGCCACAGGCCATCACCCGGCTCTGCCTGATGGATATCGTCCCCACCCACACCCTGCTGTCGGACCTGCACCGCGATGTCGCGCAGGCCTATTACCACTGGTTTTTCCTGGCACAGCCCGCGCCCTTCCCCGAAACGCTGATCGGCCATGACCCCGATGCCTATTTTCAGTCCTGTCTTCTGGGATGGGGCGGGGCCACGCTCAGCGATTTCGACGCGGACCAGCTCGCCGCCTACCGCACCGCCTGGCGCGATCCGGAAACGATCCGCGCCATGTGCGACGATTACCGCGCCGCACTTGCCCATGATTTCAACGATGACGCGGCGGATCTCGGGGCGCGCATCGCCTGCCCGACGCTGATCCTTTACGGGGGCACGGGGGCGATGGCCAGGGCCTATGACGTCCCCGCCACCTGGGCGCCCAAATGCAGTGAGATGCAGGCCGCCGCCATCCCCGGCGGGCATTTCTTCATCGACACCGCCCCGGCGGACACCACAGACGCGCTGCACCGCTTCTTTGCCTGA
- a CDS encoding M20/M25/M40 family metallo-hydrolase — protein sequence MSLDAILARIDDQLPTALDRLTGLLRIPSISTDPAYDAQCEQAADWLVEDLQSIGIDAQKRKTPGKPMVVGHIDGPGPHLLFYGHYDVQPVDPLELWHTDPFEPVLQDTPHGKVIRGRGSSDDKGQLMTFVEACRAYKAVTGSLPCKITFFFEGEEESGSPSLIPFMEENAPELSADIALICDTSMVSPGVPSIASQLRGMLKEEFTIHGPTVDLHSGHYGGPALNPLREMARIISTFHDDTGRVAIDGFYKGVHEVPADLLRQWQSCGFDEETYLSSVGMTRPHGEEGYSTIEQQWARPTLEINGMWGGYQGAGTKTVIPAEAHCKLTCRLVGDMDPDRIRDRLRFHVEAHLSPDARVTWDGDLEGSAAAVMNTDRPEFELARQALSDEWNREAVLVGMGGSIPIAGFFKDILNLDSMLIGFAHDDDAIHSPNEKYNVESFHKGMRSWARVLHALAKG from the coding sequence ATGTCCCTCGACGCCATTCTCGCGCGCATTGACGACCAGTTGCCCACCGCACTCGACCGGCTCACAGGGCTGTTGCGCATCCCCTCCATCTCGACCGATCCGGCCTATGACGCCCAATGCGAACAGGCTGCCGACTGGCTGGTGGAAGATTTGCAAAGCATTGGAATAGATGCACAAAAACGCAAAACACCGGGCAAGCCCATGGTCGTCGGACATATCGACGGGCCCGGGCCTCACCTGCTCTTTTATGGTCATTACGACGTGCAACCGGTGGACCCCCTGGAGCTGTGGCACACCGACCCGTTCGAGCCCGTGCTGCAGGACACACCCCATGGCAAGGTGATCCGCGGGCGCGGATCCTCCGACGACAAGGGCCAGCTCATGACCTTCGTCGAGGCCTGCCGCGCCTACAAGGCCGTCACCGGCTCCCTGCCCTGCAAGATCACGTTTTTCTTCGAGGGCGAAGAGGAATCGGGCTCGCCCTCGCTGATTCCCTTCATGGAGGAAAACGCGCCCGAGCTTTCGGCCGATATCGCGCTCATTTGTGACACCTCCATGGTCTCCCCCGGCGTGCCCTCGATCGCCAGCCAGCTGCGCGGCATGCTGAAGGAAGAATTTACCATCCACGGCCCCACCGTGGACCTGCATTCGGGCCATTACGGCGGCCCCGCTCTCAACCCGCTGCGTGAAATGGCCCGGATCATCTCCACCTTCCACGATGACACCGGCCGCGTCGCCATCGACGGGTTCTACAAGGGCGTGCACGAGGTTCCCGCAGACCTGTTGCGGCAATGGCAGAGCTGCGGCTTCGACGAAGAGACCTATCTCAGCTCGGTCGGCATGACCCGCCCGCATGGCGAAGAGGGCTATTCCACGATCGAACAGCAATGGGCGCGCCCGACGCTTGAGATCAACGGCATGTGGGGCGGCTATCAGGGGGCCGGCACCAAGACGGTCATCCCGGCCGAGGCGCATTGCAAACTCACCTGCCGCCTGGTCGGCGACATGGACCCCGATCGCATCCGCGACCGTCTGCGCTTTCACGTGGAGGCCCATCTCAGCCCCGATGCGCGGGTGACGTGGGACGGCGATCTCGAAGGATCGGCAGCGGCGGTGATGAACACCGACCGCCCCGAGTTCGAGCTGGCGCGCCAGGCGCTCTCGGATGAATGGAACCGCGAGGCGGTGCTGGTGGGCATGGGCGGCTCGATCCCCATCGCCGGGTTCTTCAAGGATATTCTGAACCTCGATTCCATGCTGATCGGCTTTGCCCATGACGATGACGCGATTCACTCGCCCAACGAGAAATACAATGTCGAAAGCTTCCACAAAGGCATGCGCAGCTGGGCGCGCGTCCTGCATGCTCTGGCCAAAGGCTGA
- a CDS encoding helix-turn-helix domain-containing protein, translating to MIGRLSKRKEHVEEVEPKGFDDFDLRLGDVMRGERATLGKSLLDVERELRIKASYIAAIENCDPDAFDTPGFIPGYVRSYARYLGMDPDRSFRNFCSESGFSIAHGMSAEASSIRKPNDPLRRKPRDADPLVAPATPFLPASESFLARIEPGAIGSALVLFALIGAIGYGGYAVLNEVQRVTVAPVENTPDVLADLDPLAGMAITNEDVITDEVTAGVQITNVDRLGQLYPAEDRLYRPEALDVPVMVARDAPISTLDPARVGALSSDLPAAERDSTLVIAEGSAPPLAQPTTPQVLADQPAGVQMVAVRPAWVRVRSADGSVIFEGILNAGDTYDVPVTEEPPVLRVGESGAIYFAVAGQIYGPAGPRGSVTSNMSLASADLTGTLQPAVLEQDQDLERYVAELSQSAQPADQ from the coding sequence ATGATCGGGCGTCTTTCCAAACGCAAGGAACATGTCGAAGAGGTTGAGCCTAAAGGGTTCGACGATTTTGACCTGCGTTTGGGCGATGTGATGCGCGGCGAGCGCGCGACGCTCGGTAAATCCCTGCTCGATGTGGAGCGCGAGCTGCGCATCAAGGCGAGCTATATCGCAGCCATCGAAAACTGTGACCCGGATGCGTTTGACACGCCCGGCTTTATCCCCGGTTATGTGCGGTCCTATGCGCGCTATCTTGGCATGGACCCGGACCGGTCTTTCCGCAATTTCTGTTCTGAAAGCGGGTTCTCGATTGCGCATGGGATGTCGGCCGAGGCGTCGTCGATCCGCAAGCCCAATGATCCGCTGCGGCGCAAGCCGCGCGATGCCGATCCTCTGGTCGCCCCCGCAACGCCGTTCCTGCCGGCCTCGGAAAGCTTTCTGGCCCGGATCGAGCCGGGCGCGATCGGCTCGGCGCTGGTTTTGTTCGCCCTGATCGGCGCGATTGGTTATGGCGGGTATGCGGTGCTCAACGAGGTGCAGCGCGTGACCGTGGCCCCGGTGGAGAACACGCCCGATGTGCTGGCCGATCTCGATCCGCTGGCCGGTATGGCGATCACCAATGAGGATGTGATCACCGATGAGGTGACCGCAGGCGTTCAGATCACCAATGTGGACCGGCTGGGGCAGCTTTATCCGGCCGAAGACCGGCTGTATCGCCCCGAGGCGCTGGATGTGCCGGTGATGGTGGCGCGCGATGCGCCGATTTCGACGCTCGATCCCGCCCGCGTGGGCGCGCTCAGCTCTGATCTGCCCGCTGCAGAGCGCGACAGCACCCTGGTGATTGCAGAAGGCTCCGCGCCGCCGCTGGCGCAGCCGACAACGCCGCAGGTTCTGGCCGATCAGCCGGCCGGTGTGCAGATGGTCGCCGTGCGCCCGGCCTGGGTGCGGGTGCGTTCGGCCGATGGCAGTGTGATCTTCGAAGGTATCCTGAACGCGGGCGACACCTATGATGTGCCCGTGACCGAGGAGCCGCCGGTGCTGCGCGTGGGCGAAAGCGGGGCGATCTATTTTGCCGTGGCCGGGCAGATTTACGGGCCTGCGGGGCCGCGCGGGTCGGTCACGTCGAATATGTCGCTGGCCTCGGCGGACCTGACCGGAACGTTGCAGCCTGCGGTGCTGGAACAGGATCAGGATCTGGAGCGTTACGTGGCCGAACTGAGCCAATCCGCGCAACCCGCAGATCAATAA
- the hemA gene encoding 5-aminolevulinate synthase yields MEGILVNYSEKLDQAIGRLHEEGRYRTFIDIERQNGQFPHATWNKPDGTQAPITVWCGNDYLGMGQHPAVLGAMHEALDATGAGSGGTRNISGTTVYHKRLEAELADLHGKEAALLFTSAYIANDATLSTLPKLFPGLIIYSDELNHASMIEGVRRNGGAKRIFRHNDVAHLRELLEADDPSLPKLIAFESVYSMDGDFGPIEEICDLADEFGALTYIDEVHAVGMYGPRGAGVAERDRLMHRLDIINGTLAKAYGVMGGYIAASAKMCDAVRSYAPGFIFTTSLPPAVAAGAAASVAHLKRDQALRDQHQTQARILKTRLKGLGLPLIDHGSHIVPVIVGDPVHTKKLSDMLLEGYGIYVQPINFPTVPRGTERLRFTPSPVHGPKEMDALVNAMDALWSHCALNRAELSA; encoded by the coding sequence ATGGAGGGGATACTGGTGAACTACTCTGAGAAGCTGGATCAGGCGATCGGTCGTTTGCATGAAGAAGGTCGTTACCGGACCTTTATTGATATCGAACGCCAGAACGGACAGTTCCCGCACGCCACCTGGAACAAGCCCGACGGCACGCAGGCCCCGATCACCGTATGGTGCGGCAATGACTATCTTGGCATGGGCCAGCATCCCGCCGTGCTGGGCGCGATGCACGAGGCGCTGGATGCGACCGGCGCAGGCTCGGGCGGGACGCGCAACATCTCGGGCACGACGGTCTATCACAAGCGGCTTGAGGCGGAGCTGGCCGATCTGCATGGCAAGGAAGCTGCGCTGCTGTTCACCAGCGCCTATATTGCCAATGACGCCACATTAAGCACGCTGCCCAAGCTCTTTCCCGGCCTCATCATTTATTCGGATGAGCTGAACCATGCCAGCATGATCGAAGGGGTGCGCCGCAATGGCGGGGCGAAGCGGATTTTCCGGCATAACGACGTGGCGCATCTGCGCGAGCTTCTGGAGGCGGACGACCCCAGCCTGCCCAAGCTGATCGCGTTTGAGAGCGTCTATTCGATGGATGGCGATTTTGGCCCCATCGAAGAGATTTGCGACCTGGCCGATGAGTTTGGCGCGCTGACCTATATCGACGAGGTGCACGCGGTGGGCATGTATGGCCCGCGGGGCGCGGGCGTGGCCGAGCGCGACCGGCTGATGCATCGGCTCGACATCATCAACGGCACGCTGGCCAAGGCCTATGGCGTGATGGGCGGCTATATCGCCGCTTCGGCCAAGATGTGCGACGCGGTGCGGTCCTATGCGCCGGGCTTTATCTTTACCACGTCGCTGCCGCCGGCGGTGGCGGCGGGGGCTGCGGCCTCGGTGGCGCATCTCAAGCGCGATCAGGCGCTGCGCGATCAGCACCAGACACAAGCCAGGATCCTCAAGACCCGCCTGAAAGGGCTGGGCCTGCCGCTGATCGATCATGGCAGCCATATCGTGCCGGTGATCGTGGGCGACCCGGTCCACACCAAGAAGCTGAGCGACATGCTGCTTGAAGGCTATGGCATCTACGTGCAGCCGATCAATTTCCCCACTGTGCCACGCGGCACCGAGCGGCTGCGCTTCACGCCGTCGCCGGTACACGGGCCGAAGGAAATGGACGCGCTGGTGAACGCGATGGATGCGCTTTGGAGCCACTGCGCCCTGAATCGCGCGGAGTTGAGCGCATAA